A region of Amyelois transitella isolate CPQ chromosome 19, ilAmyTran1.1, whole genome shotgun sequence DNA encodes the following proteins:
- the LOC106137232 gene encoding tyrosine-protein kinase receptor torso isoform X2, whose protein sequence is MKSDDDYGTISALPEANYTIWTTTLNSEGKHSLWLRGPHVEPWRVTDELYDINVHLQYENKEKSTVRALFEWDSDDATCACFNVMSSCENTKISEDIIWPNETNNNSTWEVRDLPTDSSCVIRVSGPRGATYKHYRTKVQEIPARIKPSSYLVANQATNDRNPNKANEDVIKSNKPNITDELSEDQNYIKPTEAPGVNLDDRKPHNVTIIANDSTDGWDVIVGWVRPKCSPDKYNVTLVGNHIRRSVLVPGNDTKAVIKNVRDEGFYYVIIDAVHGKNITRTSRNAVFPEKSHLAGLVTSIAVLAAIILLVGGFMCLKKRRADKQKRSYILDLDEKPSKDALETFDVECSRSEEYWEVGSRRLLLHEVVGEGAFGVVRRGTLGGEEVAVKMLKDFPTLDEIRSFHAEIELMRLMKTVGRHAHVLALVECCAGRRPLILTEYCSGGDLLSYLRCIWDVMVSKRKAKYYNNNIESCEYRNDLFKCKFERHQSKLVVNKLYDLQGICDTELTSRDLLSFCRQIAMGMDFLASNKVVHRDLAARNILVARDRTLKIADFGLSRDVYEENQYKQKGNGKMPVKWMALESLERKIYTTKSDIWSFGVVVWEIVTVGGSPYPDVPPARLLRFLREGYRMQRPNNCSRELYELMLSCWHVQPGARPSFGELHRRLDALLNSVCAQDYLSLEMNEDRPVAARSRYVRMIKEKLGWSRNDSYFRDCRLFPAHNHYSSPPVALPALQPA, encoded by the exons ATGAAGAGCGATGATGATTACGGCACAATAAGCGCCTTACCCGAAGCTAACTACACCATTTGGACCACGACCCTGAACAGTGAAGGCAAGCATTCCCTCTGGCTCCGGGGTCCTCATGTTGAACCCTGGAGAGTAACTGATGAGCTATATGATATCAATGTGCACCTGCAGTAtgagaataaagaaaaatctacGGTCCGAGCTTTGTTCGAATGGGATAGTGATGATG CCACCTGCGCTTGCTTTAATGTCATGTCTTCATGTGAAAACACGAAAATTTCAGAAGACATCATATGG ccAAATGAAACCAATAACAATTCTACCTGGGAAGTAAGAGATCTGCCTACAGACTCATCTTGTGTAATTCGTGTGTCGGGCCCTCGTGGAGCCACCTACAAACATTACCGCACTAAAGTCCAGGAAATTCCCGCCCgcataa AACCAAGCAGTTATTTGGTAGCTAATCAAGCGACGAATGACCGAAATCCAAACAAAGCAAATGAAGACGtgatcaaatcaaataaaccaaatataaCAGACGAACTTTCTGAAgaccaaaattatattaaacctACTGAGGCTCCTGGGGTTAATTTGGATGATAGAAAGCCACATAACGTGACGATAATAGCTAACGATTCTACAGATGGTTGGGATGTAATAGTAGGCTGGGTGAGACCAAAATGTTCTCCTGATAAATATAACGTTACACTTGTAGGAAATCACATTCGACGTAGTGTACTGGTGCCAGGG aacGATACTAAAGCGGTAATCAAAAATGTAAGGGATGAGGGTTTTTATTACGTTATTATTGATGCTGTCCACGGCAAAAATATCACTCGTACGAGTAGGAACGCTGTTTTCCCAG aaaaatcCCATTTGGCCGGGTTGGTAACAAGTATAGCCGTGCTTGCAGCGATTATTCTGCTCGTGGGGGGGTTCATGTGCCTGAAGAAACGCCGAGCTGACAAACAGAAGCGGTCCTATATCCTG GATTTAGACGAGAAGCCGTCCAAAGACGCGTTGGAGACGTTCGACGTGGAATGTTCTCGAAGCGAGGAGTACTGGGAGGTGGGGTCGCGGCGCCTGCTGCTGCACGAGGTGGTGGGGGAGGGCGCCTTCGGGGTGGTGCGCCGCGGGACGCTCGGGGGCGAGGAGGTGGCCGTCAAGATGCTCAAAG ACTTCCCGACGCTGGACGAGATCCGTTCATTCCACGCGGAGATCGAGCTGATGCGGCTGATGAAGACGGTGGGGAGGCACGCGCACGTGCTCGCGCTGGTGGAGTGCTGCGCCGGCCGCCGCCCGCTCATACTCACGGAGTACTGCAGCGGCGGAGACCTGCTCAGCTACCTCAG ATGCATCTGGGACGTGATGGTATCCAAACGGAAAGCGAAATATTACAACAACAACATAGAATCGTGCGAGTACAGAAACGACCTGTTCAAGTGTAAATTCGAGAGGCACCAGTCCAAACTTGTGGTCAACAAACTGTATGACCTGCAGGGGATCTGCGATACTGAGCTAACATCTAGAGATTTACTGTCCTTCTGCCGTCAGATAGCTATGGGCATGGACTTCTTAGCGTCCAATAAAGTTGTCCATAGAGATTTGGCCGCGAGAAACATATTAGTAGCAAGGGACAGGACTTTGAAGATAGCAGATTTCGGACTGTCGAGAGACGTGTACGAGGAGAACCAGTACAAGCAGAAGGGAAATGGAAAGATGCCCGTGAAGTGGATGGCGTTGGAGTCTCTAGAAAGGAAGATATACACCACTAAGAGCGATAT ATGGTCGTTCGGCGTGGTGGTGTGGGAGATCGTGACTGTGGGCGGCTCCCCGTACCCCGACGTACCACCAGCGAGGCTGCTGCGGTTCCTGCGCGAAGGGTACAGGATGCAGAGGCCTAACAACTGCAGCAGAGAACT GTACGAGCTAATGTTATCGTGCTGGCACGTGCAGCCGGGCGCGCGGCCGTCCTTCGGCGAGCTGCACCGGCGGCTGGACGCGCTGCTCAACTCCGTGTGCGCGCAGGACTACCTCAGCCTGGAGATGAACGAGGACCGGCCTGTGGCGGCTCGCAGCAGATACGTCAGGATGATCAA AGAGAAGCTGGGTTGGTCTCGCAACGACAGCTACTTCCGCGACTGCCGGCTGTTCCCCGCACACAACCACTACTCGTCGCCGCCCGTGGCTCTGCCCGCCTTGCAGCCTGCCTGA
- the LOC106137232 gene encoding tyrosine-protein kinase receptor torso isoform X1: protein MVSEDMESIAEDICSDLISYLDNDDLRHIWIARCQENFLSEATLFTSPPEIKVCRREDGVSFKLSSTDDEWRLVVQVPNEDTVTDVINYNVMKSDDDYGTISALPEANYTIWTTTLNSEGKHSLWLRGPHVEPWRVTDELYDINVHLQYENKEKSTVRALFEWDSDDATCACFNVMSSCENTKISEDIIWPNETNNNSTWEVRDLPTDSSCVIRVSGPRGATYKHYRTKVQEIPARIKPSSYLVANQATNDRNPNKANEDVIKSNKPNITDELSEDQNYIKPTEAPGVNLDDRKPHNVTIIANDSTDGWDVIVGWVRPKCSPDKYNVTLVGNHIRRSVLVPGNDTKAVIKNVRDEGFYYVIIDAVHGKNITRTSRNAVFPEKSHLAGLVTSIAVLAAIILLVGGFMCLKKRRADKQKRSYILDLDEKPSKDALETFDVECSRSEEYWEVGSRRLLLHEVVGEGAFGVVRRGTLGGEEVAVKMLKDFPTLDEIRSFHAEIELMRLMKTVGRHAHVLALVECCAGRRPLILTEYCSGGDLLSYLRCIWDVMVSKRKAKYYNNNIESCEYRNDLFKCKFERHQSKLVVNKLYDLQGICDTELTSRDLLSFCRQIAMGMDFLASNKVVHRDLAARNILVARDRTLKIADFGLSRDVYEENQYKQKGNGKMPVKWMALESLERKIYTTKSDIWSFGVVVWEIVTVGGSPYPDVPPARLLRFLREGYRMQRPNNCSRELYELMLSCWHVQPGARPSFGELHRRLDALLNSVCAQDYLSLEMNEDRPVAARSRYVRMIKEKLGWSRNDSYFRDCRLFPAHNHYSSPPVALPALQPA, encoded by the exons CTACGCCATATTTGGATCGCCAGATGCCAAGAAAATTTTCTAA GTGAAGCTACTTTATTCACCAGTCCACCTGAAATTAAAGTGTGCAGACGTGAAGATGGAGTATCATTCAAATTGTCATCAACGGACGATGAATGGAGACTTGTAGTCCAGGTGCCTAATGAAGATACTGTCACTGATGTG ATTAACTATAACGTTATGAAGAGCGATGATGATTACGGCACAATAAGCGCCTTACCCGAAGCTAACTACACCATTTGGACCACGACCCTGAACAGTGAAGGCAAGCATTCCCTCTGGCTCCGGGGTCCTCATGTTGAACCCTGGAGAGTAACTGATGAGCTATATGATATCAATGTGCACCTGCAGTAtgagaataaagaaaaatctacGGTCCGAGCTTTGTTCGAATGGGATAGTGATGATG CCACCTGCGCTTGCTTTAATGTCATGTCTTCATGTGAAAACACGAAAATTTCAGAAGACATCATATGG ccAAATGAAACCAATAACAATTCTACCTGGGAAGTAAGAGATCTGCCTACAGACTCATCTTGTGTAATTCGTGTGTCGGGCCCTCGTGGAGCCACCTACAAACATTACCGCACTAAAGTCCAGGAAATTCCCGCCCgcataa AACCAAGCAGTTATTTGGTAGCTAATCAAGCGACGAATGACCGAAATCCAAACAAAGCAAATGAAGACGtgatcaaatcaaataaaccaaatataaCAGACGAACTTTCTGAAgaccaaaattatattaaacctACTGAGGCTCCTGGGGTTAATTTGGATGATAGAAAGCCACATAACGTGACGATAATAGCTAACGATTCTACAGATGGTTGGGATGTAATAGTAGGCTGGGTGAGACCAAAATGTTCTCCTGATAAATATAACGTTACACTTGTAGGAAATCACATTCGACGTAGTGTACTGGTGCCAGGG aacGATACTAAAGCGGTAATCAAAAATGTAAGGGATGAGGGTTTTTATTACGTTATTATTGATGCTGTCCACGGCAAAAATATCACTCGTACGAGTAGGAACGCTGTTTTCCCAG aaaaatcCCATTTGGCCGGGTTGGTAACAAGTATAGCCGTGCTTGCAGCGATTATTCTGCTCGTGGGGGGGTTCATGTGCCTGAAGAAACGCCGAGCTGACAAACAGAAGCGGTCCTATATCCTG GATTTAGACGAGAAGCCGTCCAAAGACGCGTTGGAGACGTTCGACGTGGAATGTTCTCGAAGCGAGGAGTACTGGGAGGTGGGGTCGCGGCGCCTGCTGCTGCACGAGGTGGTGGGGGAGGGCGCCTTCGGGGTGGTGCGCCGCGGGACGCTCGGGGGCGAGGAGGTGGCCGTCAAGATGCTCAAAG ACTTCCCGACGCTGGACGAGATCCGTTCATTCCACGCGGAGATCGAGCTGATGCGGCTGATGAAGACGGTGGGGAGGCACGCGCACGTGCTCGCGCTGGTGGAGTGCTGCGCCGGCCGCCGCCCGCTCATACTCACGGAGTACTGCAGCGGCGGAGACCTGCTCAGCTACCTCAG ATGCATCTGGGACGTGATGGTATCCAAACGGAAAGCGAAATATTACAACAACAACATAGAATCGTGCGAGTACAGAAACGACCTGTTCAAGTGTAAATTCGAGAGGCACCAGTCCAAACTTGTGGTCAACAAACTGTATGACCTGCAGGGGATCTGCGATACTGAGCTAACATCTAGAGATTTACTGTCCTTCTGCCGTCAGATAGCTATGGGCATGGACTTCTTAGCGTCCAATAAAGTTGTCCATAGAGATTTGGCCGCGAGAAACATATTAGTAGCAAGGGACAGGACTTTGAAGATAGCAGATTTCGGACTGTCGAGAGACGTGTACGAGGAGAACCAGTACAAGCAGAAGGGAAATGGAAAGATGCCCGTGAAGTGGATGGCGTTGGAGTCTCTAGAAAGGAAGATATACACCACTAAGAGCGATAT ATGGTCGTTCGGCGTGGTGGTGTGGGAGATCGTGACTGTGGGCGGCTCCCCGTACCCCGACGTACCACCAGCGAGGCTGCTGCGGTTCCTGCGCGAAGGGTACAGGATGCAGAGGCCTAACAACTGCAGCAGAGAACT GTACGAGCTAATGTTATCGTGCTGGCACGTGCAGCCGGGCGCGCGGCCGTCCTTCGGCGAGCTGCACCGGCGGCTGGACGCGCTGCTCAACTCCGTGTGCGCGCAGGACTACCTCAGCCTGGAGATGAACGAGGACCGGCCTGTGGCGGCTCGCAGCAGATACGTCAGGATGATCAA AGAGAAGCTGGGTTGGTCTCGCAACGACAGCTACTTCCGCGACTGCCGGCTGTTCCCCGCACACAACCACTACTCGTCGCCGCCCGTGGCTCTGCCCGCCTTGCAGCCTGCCTGA